One window from the genome of Leuconostoc suionicum encodes:
- the glyS gene encoding glycine--tRNA ligase subunit beta, giving the protein MSTFLLEIGLEEVPAHLVTSSENQLIERTKNFLAEHRLPVGAIKPYSTPRRLAVELTDVAEKSESLSEEKRGPSIERAKDANGEWTKAAMGFARGQVATPDDFETRDGYVWLTKHTEGVPAKDILVKIGDEVVSEMKFSTYMKWANNAFLYVRPIRWLVALFGKKVVDFHVLDVQTSRVTRGHRFLSNEHVEIPSADDYVSTLESASVIVDAEARKNAIRSQLTAIAKQNNWSLELDTSAAQDLLEEVNNIVEWPTAFAGTFDKKYLEIPDEVLITSMREHQRFFFVTNHDGELLPHFLSVRNGNQEHLDNVIAGNEKVLVARLEDAEFFYKEDQTKTIADYMEKVKKLVFHEKIGTVYEHMQRTGVLAHTLAQSLNFDEQQLSNVGRAAEIYKFDLMTGMVGEFDELQGIMGEHYAKLFGENPAVAAAIKEHYMPTSATGKIAESDIGAVLAVADKLDAIVTFFAADLTPSGSNDPYGLRRAATGIVRTLQGKNWHVALKPILTQFAQSQGEVAAADITAVLEFILDRVRKLTLDDGIRQDLVSAGVSRSGNTDVVYLMDRINVLSAHSKDDNFRDVIEALTRVDRLAVKQLTNDNVDPSLFENDAEKELYQATYALNLSHLVKEGADEVYSALAGLQSPISTYFEATMVNAENVAVKNNRYAQLNVIHRLISELGDLEQIVIK; this is encoded by the coding sequence ATGTCAACATTTTTATTAGAAATTGGTCTTGAAGAAGTGCCAGCACATTTGGTCACAAGTTCAGAAAATCAATTAATTGAAAGAACAAAAAACTTTTTAGCTGAGCATCGATTGCCTGTTGGTGCCATCAAGCCTTATTCAACCCCACGTCGGTTGGCTGTTGAATTAACCGATGTAGCGGAAAAATCAGAAAGTTTGAGTGAAGAAAAGCGTGGTCCGTCAATTGAAAGAGCAAAAGATGCCAATGGTGAGTGGACTAAGGCAGCAATGGGATTTGCACGTGGTCAAGTCGCAACACCAGATGACTTTGAAACAAGAGATGGCTATGTGTGGTTAACAAAGCATACTGAAGGCGTTCCTGCCAAGGATATCTTGGTCAAGATTGGTGACGAGGTGGTTTCAGAGATGAAGTTCTCAACGTACATGAAGTGGGCAAATAATGCTTTCTTGTACGTACGACCAATTCGCTGGCTTGTCGCCTTGTTTGGTAAGAAAGTAGTTGATTTTCATGTATTAGATGTTCAGACTAGTCGTGTTACAAGAGGACACCGCTTTTTGTCAAATGAACATGTTGAAATTCCTTCTGCTGACGATTATGTAAGTACACTCGAATCAGCAAGTGTTATAGTTGACGCTGAGGCACGAAAAAATGCAATCCGTTCTCAACTGACGGCAATTGCTAAACAAAACAATTGGTCATTAGAATTAGACACTAGTGCAGCACAGGACTTGCTGGAAGAAGTTAATAATATTGTCGAATGGCCAACGGCATTTGCTGGTACTTTTGATAAAAAATATTTGGAAATTCCTGATGAAGTATTAATCACATCAATGCGCGAACATCAACGTTTCTTCTTTGTTACTAATCATGACGGGGAATTATTGCCACATTTCTTATCAGTACGTAATGGGAACCAAGAGCATTTGGATAATGTTATTGCTGGTAATGAAAAAGTTCTGGTTGCTCGTCTTGAAGATGCAGAATTCTTTTACAAAGAAGACCAAACTAAAACAATCGCTGACTACATGGAAAAGGTCAAAAAACTGGTTTTCCACGAAAAAATTGGTACTGTTTATGAACATATGCAGCGAACTGGCGTTTTGGCACATACATTAGCGCAATCACTGAATTTTGATGAACAACAATTGTCTAACGTGGGCCGTGCAGCAGAAATCTATAAATTCGACTTAATGACCGGTATGGTTGGTGAGTTTGATGAATTGCAAGGTATTATGGGTGAACACTATGCTAAATTATTTGGTGAGAATCCCGCTGTGGCTGCAGCAATTAAAGAGCACTATATGCCGACTTCAGCAACAGGAAAAATTGCTGAGTCAGATATTGGTGCTGTACTAGCAGTTGCCGATAAACTAGATGCTATTGTAACTTTCTTTGCAGCTGACTTAACACCAAGCGGTTCAAATGATCCTTATGGACTACGTCGCGCAGCAACAGGTATTGTAAGAACATTACAGGGGAAAAATTGGCATGTTGCTTTGAAACCGATATTAACTCAGTTTGCCCAATCACAAGGAGAAGTTGCTGCGGCTGATATCACAGCTGTACTGGAATTTATCTTAGATCGCGTGCGTAAGTTAACATTGGATGATGGTATTCGCCAAGATTTGGTATCTGCAGGCGTTAGTCGTTCAGGAAATACTGACGTTGTTTACCTCATGGATCGTATTAATGTACTTTCTGCTCACAGTAAAGATGATAATTTCCGTGATGTGATTGAAGCATTGACACGTGTCGATCGCTTGGCAGTTAAGCAGCTAACTAATGACAACGTGGATCCATCTTTATTTGAAAATGATGCTGAAAAAGAATTGTACCAGGCAACGTATGCACTGAACTTGAGCCACTTAGTAAAAGAAGGTGCTGACGAGGTTTATTCAGCATTAGCTGGATTGCAATCTCCTATTTCAACTTATTTTGAAGCTACAATGGTTAACGCCGAGAATGTAGCTGTTAAAAACAATCGCTATGCACAACTGAATGTAATTCATCGCTTAATTAGTGAATTGGGTGATTTAGAACAAATTGTTATTAAGTAA